The Myxococcales bacterium nucleotide sequence GTGCCCCGGAATTTTGTTGGGGATCAACCAAACATAGTGCGCAGCGAAAGCATGCGCCCCGTCGCGCGATGGGCACGTCTTTGAGCAATGCAAGTAGGCTAGGAAGTTTGATGTCAAACCCGGCATGCTCCCCGCCAAAGCGCGCAGACTTGATTCCGGGTGCCCCATCGAGCGCATCGACCTCGAGTCCGCTATCGTCCGCCAAAGCGGGTAGGCCAGTGTGCGCGGCAATGGCCTGTGCCTTCAGCAGCGCATTGCCGTGATAGCTGTCGGCATCTTCAACCATCTTGGGGGCTTTAGGAAAGCCTCGCAGATCGTCCAGCGTGATCGGCACATGTCTTAGAATCCGTTGAAACTCTGCCAATTTTCCGGGGTTGTGGGTGGCAATCACGATGCGATCCATCATGAGGCCAATAGTCGCGTGAGATTCACATTAGCGTCTTTGAGCGTCGCCATTTGAACGTCAATGAGCTGCGGAATGCCGAGGAGCGCCACATCGAGCAGCGCGTTAAACTGCGCCCGGGGAATGGGTGCATCTTCTGAGGTACCTTGCACTTCAACGATGCCCTGCGTGCAGGTGCCGACCACATTGAGATCCACCTCAGCACTGCTGTCCTCGCGATAACATAAATCAAGAAGAACCTCGTCATTCACCAAGCCTACACTAATGGCCGCAATGGCCTCCCTGAGGACGCCTGTGCCTACGGTGCCGTCCTTACATAGAGGATCCAAGGCCAGTGCCATCGCAATGAACCCGCCAGTCACGCACGCTGTCCGCGTTCCGCCGTCCGCATCGAGGACGTCGCAGTCAACAACGATGGTGCGTTCGCCAAGCTGTTTGGGGACCACTGCCGCGCGCAACGCCCTGCCGATCAGACGCTGGATCTCCTGGACACGGCCATCGATTTTTCCTCGCCGGCTGTCGCGCGCTTGCCGCTCCTTATTGGCTCTCGGGTGCATGGCGTACTCCGCTGTGACCCAACCCAGTCCGCTGCCCCTCAGAAAATCTCGCACGCCGTCCTCGACAGAAACTGCAATGAGGATTTGGGTTCCTCCTGCCCGGAACAGAAGCGAGCCTTCCGGATAGCGCTGCACATTGAGTGAGATTTCAACCGGTCGCAGTTGGTGGTTCTGCCTGCCATCGATGCGCATGGGATATGTGACTTTCTCGCGTGAGGGGGAAACTCAGAATGAAGGATGTGCCTTGGCCGGTACGGCTTTCGCAGCGGATCTGACCGCCATGCGCTAGCACGATCTGTTGGGTCAAAGGAAGCCCCAAACCGGTCCCCGCCGGCTTGGTGGTAAAAAACGGACTGAAGATCTTAGAAAGGTCCTCTCGGCTGATACCCGTTCCCTCATCCCTGATAGTGATGTGTACATGGTCTTCCGCTTGCCGCACGCTCAGCCAGATGCGGCCACCCCGAGGCATGGCTTCTTTACAATTGCGGACGAGATTGAGCAGCGCCTGACGAAGCTGCCCCTCATCGATCAAAATCCGCGGCGCTGGGTCGAGATCAATCGATAATGTGAGATTCGCGGCGTCAAGCTCAGGTTCTAGAAACGCGACAACTGCGCGGACCACCTCACCCACATCTTCCAACTCTAGGCGCGGGTCTGGCAAGCGTTTGAGACTTAAATACTTTTCCGTAATCTGTGCGAGGCGATCGATTTCCTTGCGAATTGCCGCCAAAAGCGCATGGGTTTCCGTGGTTTTGTTGATTTGAGAAAGCTCTTCCTCCAAGAGCTCCACGTTGAGCCCGATGCTGGAAAGAGGGTTACGCACTTCATGCGTCACTTGGGCTGAGATACGCCCGATGGCTGCGAGCTGCTCGTTTTGAATGAGTTTTTCGGTCGCCACTTTTAGACTGGCGCTTCTTTTAGCGAGCGTGTCCACCATTTGCTCGAAGTTCGCCGCAAGTCGGCCGAGCTCGTCGTCGCGGCTCGGTTGGGCATGGCGTTTGAGATCGCCTTGGGTCACGGCTTCCACCCGTTGCTGCAAGCTTGGCAAAGGCGCAAGCAAACGGTTCGACCACATGGTCACCGAAACGCCCACGGTAAGAGCTAGCAGTGCCAAGATGGCGAGTATAATCACCGATCGTTGCTCCTGAGCATCCGCCTGTTGACTGGCGTGCGCGATATGTTGTTGCAGGCGCGCCCATACCGCCCGCAACTGACGCTGCCCCATTTGTTCGTTGGCGCGAATTTCGGCTAAAATGGCTTCAGAGCGCTCCTTTTGGCCGCCTCGAATGGCGTCGAAAAGCGCGGTATACCGGGGGTCGCTCTGAACGTAGAGCGCCTGCACGCTCCTCAGCCCGCGTTTGAGACCCTCGAGCATCATTTGCTCAGTTGCCGGCGGGTTGAGACGTGAAAGTTGCTCAGCGCCGTCAATTGCCCGAGCGATCTGCCGTGGACGGACCCGAAGGGCGACCCCCAGCCAGTTGCGGCTGGCCGCCGGATCCGCTTCCTCGAGTAAGCGATCGACAAGGGTGCCTAAAACCGCTTGCGAAGCGCGCACTTCCCCCACCGTGAGCGCCAAGGGTAGATAGCCGGCGTGCAAAAGACGCAATGTAGAGGCGGTGCGTTGATGTTGGAACAAACTAAACCCCGCCACCAGCGCAAACGTGCCCAGCACGACGATAAAGCCTAGAAAAATTCGTGAAGGTATGGACAAATAGCTGCGCATCCAGCCACTGCTCTATCCTGATTGCTCCTTTATGACAAAGCGCGTTCTCATCATTACGCCCACCTATAACGAACAGGATAATCTGCGTTCGTTTGCGCAAAGTCTCAACCGAGCCATGCCGAGCGCCGACATTCTGGTGGTTGATGACAACTCTCCTGATGGCACTGGCGCTCTTGCAGACGGGCTGGCGGAGGCAGATACGCGGATCCATGTCATGCATCGCGCCGGGAAACTCGGAATAGGAAGTGCCTATCTCGAAGGGTTTGGATGGGCGCTCGATCGCGATTACGACGTGGTCTGCCAAATGGACACCGACCTGTCCCACAATCCCGTCCACTTGCCCGCGTTTCTGTCCGCCATCGACGCTGGTGCAGACGTTGTCCTCGGCTCTCGCAATATGAAAGGAGGTCACGTCGAAGGGTGGGGGGTTGGGCGGCACCTGCTCTCGAAAGGCGGCAGCCTCTACAGCCGCAGTGTTTTGGGATTGCCGATCCGAGATCTGACCAGCGGGTTCAAAGCATTCCGCCGCCGCGCGCTTGAGGCTCTGCCGCTTGAGGCGATACAATCGGAAGGGTATGCGTTTCAGATCGAAATCACGTACCGAGCCATGCAAAACGGCATGACGGTCGTCGAGGTGCCCATCGTGTTTGTCGATCGCCGAGCCGGAAAGAGCAAAATGTCGCGACGCATTTTCTGGGAAGCCGTGTGCGTCGTCTGGAAGTTGCGTTTTGCCTGAGCGCCCCATGCGTTGCCCCTGTTCGGTGTGCAACGCTGCTTCTAAAGAAGCAGCACATTTGAGCGCATGTCATGACGCTATTAAGGAACACCATTGGCGCCACGGTTGAGGACTGTTGGCCCAATCATTAGCAACTAATTGAGCGGTGGTGAGGTGAGCGATGGGCGGCTGTGTGCTCAGACTGGAGCAACATGCCCACATGCGATCTTCCTGAGTATATAGCGGCGCATACGCGAATATCTCTAGGATGCGGCGCCCATTGGCAGTGATTGGCACGGACGTTGCTCGAGCAACGCCAAATGAAGCAGTTAGCTTATGGTTGTGTGCTTAGAGTAATGCTCGGTGTGCTCACCGGATGCGCGGCAGAGAGTGCGCAGAATCCGATTGACCAGGATAAGGGCGCCGTTAGTCAGGAACTGCTGGATCGCGCCTGCGACGCGCTAGACGTCGTATATCCTCATGGCATAGACAAGCGCTTTGCCGGAGATGTGCTTCATCCAGCATTCTTCATCGGGGCCAATGCCGGCGTCTCGGGAAGCCTGGGGTATTATCATCAGACCGGGTTTGCTGGCATGGACGTGGTGTTCGATCTGTCCCGTCAGGAGATGATGGTGGCGGATTACGCCGGCTCCGGCTCGGGAACGGGAGACCTCCTCGGTTTTGGCGTTTCCGCGAGCGCATATGCGGGTATGGGCTTTGGTCTCGATCATGGCGTGCAAGATTGGTTGGGTTGGTTTGTAGGTCGCAGCACCTCATTTAATCCCATTCCCGTCCTCAGTCAGTTCGTTGACTTCGAATATGGCAGCTTTGGTTACGCGGCGGATCTAAACGACGACGGCATCATCGCACGTTCGGGCTCGGCAGAAGAAGTCATCGAGCCACCAAGTGGCGTTTACGGACGCTCGATCGGCGCCAAAATAGGAATCGACATCTTATCGCTTTTGAGCGGAGCGGTGAACACGGTGCTAACCGCGGGATTGGCCAGCCCTCCCGTTCAGGTCACCAACACCTCTGCGTACTGGCGCTCCTTCAACTTCGGCACCGCGATTCTGTATGCGACTTTGCTGCGCGCTGGCTTTGAGGTGTCCTTCGTGGACGAAGACGGTAGCGCCTGCGACTGCTTTGTGGCAAATCGTTCGTTTCCCGAGCGGTTCTTCGACGGGCCCTGTGCACGGTTGCCGTGGCTGGGCCGAGATGAAACCGAAGAAGAGCGCGTTTGCCGGGTGCGTTTTGACAACGATCGAGACGGCAAAGCGATGTCATCAGCGATGAGCTGCATCGGCGAAGATGCACTCCTCAGCGGAGGATGTATTATGCAGTCCGATCGCTCAGCGCTTTACAATGCGATGGCCCGCATGCGACTCGTCAACCGCGGAATCGGTGGCGCTGCGGCAGCTGGCATGATCGATCTAGGGTCTATTCTCTCACAAGTCACAGCTGATCTGAGGAATTCAGGGTTCAGCAGTGCGCTCGAGGCGTGCCCCGATCTATTTGTAGAAAAGGAGGCATGTGAAGATGGGATAGATAACGATGGCAACAATCTTGTCGACTGTGCCGATCCAGCGTGTGCCTCAGATGGATTTTGTAGCTGCACCGTCGATCCAGCACAGCCGTATTTGCGCCTCAATCGCGACTATTGTGCACGGGATTGCGAGAAGTGGGATAGCACCCAAGCTGGCATCGCGGCGTGTCCCGACAACTATGCCTGCCAAGATGAGGGGTGGTGTCGATCTGCTCAGAGTTGCACCGCCAATAGCGACTGCCCGACGGTGAGTGTCGATGCCGAACTATACCCCGTGGTGTGCGTCGAAGGGCAATGCGTGAGCGGGATCATTCACCAACCCTATAACGCAGTGCACTGAGTGAGGCGTTTCGTTACGGTGGGGCTATCAAAAGACCACGCAAAGAAGTATTCGCGAGCCAGTCCTGTATCTCCCCGGAGGTGTCGTCATAGTAATCGAGAGGCTCCTGGCCCGCGGCATAGAACATGTCGAGAAAGCCGCGTTGAGGGTCCGACATGAGCTGCACCCAGATGGCGTTTTCAACCCCCGGCTCGAGCGGAAAGATTGTCAGAAAGTCGCTCTGGTCACTTTCGTCAGTCAGTTCGTCCTCTTCATCCGAATTGTCTAAGTATTCTTCGTCGTGATCGAAGAGATCTTCGCCAAACGCGGAATAGGCTGAACTACTCCACGCTTGTGCGCCAAATCCAACGGAATCGTTGGGACTAAGGTTAAATACCAGTAAGTCAATCGAAGCCAACGTTCCGGGCCATATGGACGAAGTAGGAAGGGTGAGAATCGAAGGACGCATATGATAAACATAACGGTCCTCTCCCTGGACGTACTCCGCACATACGTATATCGGGACTGCAAAATACGGCTCCCCATCGTTACCATCTTCATCGCGTTCGACGTTGACAAGTAAGGGGGCGCTCTGTGGAAGCCCATCCAAAATGTCATAGCAGGATTCGCCGGCCCTACGTTTGGTTTCGCGATCGGACAAGCGCAAATTCCACGCGACGCCAAAGTCTGAAGCAAGCTGGCGAACAAACGGTGACTCCTCTGTGCCCAGGTACAATGTGGAAATGTCGTCATATGCAGAATAGATCCACGGCGTTAGGTGACTGATGCAGCGCCGCGACACCCACCATGTGGGGTGAAGATCCCGCCAATCATTTTCCAAAACAATATTTACAAAGGGCTGTTCGTGATCTGTGAAAAGGAATACGCGCTCGCCGTGAGAGATGCGCTGACTGGATATCAAACGTTGACTGCTTTGCCGATCGAGAGAAAACAGAGGGCAGTCACCTGTAGCTACTGACACGAAATCTGGAGATATTGGCTCATCAATGACAATCGAGCTCGCTTCGGATACCAAGATGTACGCTGGTTCCGGAGCGAGTTCGACTTGAATGCGCATCACGAGGTCGCCTTTCCAGAAGACGGCCTCGACCCCAAAGGCGCGAAACTCCTTCCCGGCAGTCAGCTTGAGGCTGCGCTCAGTAGGCGCTAGCACACCCCGAAGGTGGTTGAGGGTATACACAGGCAAGCTGCTGCTTTGGGACGGCGTGACCCTTACAGGAATCAGGGCGGGCGCATGTTGAGGCGACTGGTCCTGTCGAACGCCATTCCCATTTAACTTACACCCAAAAAGGGGCAGGCCAAACGTGCAAATCAACAGTAATAACAGTAGGTTAAGCAAGGATCGCACGTTGCACTATGTCATATGCTCGGAGGCGCGCAAGGCGGTTTGCGAAGGAATCTTCGATTCGTCCCGACGCGGCTACTGTTTGCATTTGCATACCAACGATGCGTTTCACCCGTGGACCGTCGATCGACCAGTTGCAAGTGTCCGGTCCGTACCGCTACCGTGTTTGCGCCGATGGGCCCGGGACTCTAAGGTGAGGCATTCTTTCTAAGCGGTACCCATGAGATACAAACCACAAATAGCTCGGGCGCGCATCATCGCCCACGGACCCAAGGCATCGAACGACGTCCAGCTTAGAGCGGCTGTGGAACACGCACGTGAACAAGGCTTTGAACTTGATGTGCGCACGACCTGGGAAGAAGGCGATGAGCACGCCTTGGTCGCCGAGGCCTCCGGCTTGGGCATCTCGCAGCTCATCGCTGCCGGGGGCGACGGGACGTTGCATCACGTGTCAGCAGGCATCATGGCATTGCCCGACGGAACCCCGAAGCCAAGCCTCGGTGTGCTTCGCATGGGTACCGCCAACGATTTTGCGAAAAGCGCGGGCATAGTATTGGATATAAAGGACGAGCTCATGGCAGCCCTCACCTCTTCGGCGGTCATGGTGGACGTGCCGCTCCTCAATGGCAGGCCATGGATCAATATGGCGACGGGGGGATTCGGGGCGCAGGTGACGACTGAGACACCCGATAATCTTAAGAGCGCGCTGGGCAAAGCGGCGTACGTGCTCACGGGGCTGTTTAAGGCGTTCAACCTGGAAACCCAACATGTTCGTATCACCGGTCCAGATATGGACTGGAAGGGCGAAGTCTATGCTTTAGTCGTCGGCAACGGCCGGCAGGCCGGCGGCGGTATCGAGTTATGTCCCGAGGCGTATATTAATGATGGCCTGCTCGATATCGTGGTGCTGCCGAGTGACGGCACGACCACATGGTCAGAGTTGCTTGAGAGCTACGTCGCCTCCGGATGGGCAGGGCTTTCCGCGCATACGCTGAGCCGTAGACTGCCACATGTCACGCTGAGCACTGACGCAGCACTGGCGTTCAATCTCGATGGTGAACCCATAGAAGCAAGCACCTTCGAATTCACTGTGCAGCCTCAAGCACTTGCCATGCATTTGCCCAAAGACTGTCCCCTATTAACTCAGCAAACCTAATCCGCCACCCCCAATCTCTAGACAGACCCCGCGCAGCTCGAACTACCTGCCGGCCTCTGGTGGTATTGTCGTTAATTAGCGAGATTATACTTACT carries:
- the rdgB gene encoding RdgB/HAM1 family non-canonical purine NTP pyrophosphatase, whose translation is MDRIVIATHNPGKLAEFQRILRHVPITLDDLRGFPKAPKMVEDADSYHGNALLKAQAIAAHTGLPALADDSGLEVDALDGAPGIKSARFGGEHAGFDIKLPSLLALLKDVPIARRGACFRCALCLVDPQQNSGAPIFTEGCLLGYISAEPRGKQGFGYDPVFVPTGSDRTLAELSRAEKDQLSHRGQALRKLLAFLPGAQAH
- the rph gene encoding ribonuclease PH, giving the protein MRIDGRQNHQLRPVEISLNVQRYPEGSLLFRAGGTQILIAVSVEDGVRDFLRGSGLGWVTAEYAMHPRANKERQARDSRRGKIDGRVQEIQRLIGRALRAAVVPKQLGERTIVVDCDVLDADGGTRTACVTGGFIAMALALDPLCKDGTVGTGVLREAIAAISVGLVNDEVLLDLCYREDSSAEVDLNVVGTCTQGIVEVQGTSEDAPIPRAQFNALLDVALLGIPQLIDVQMATLKDANVNLTRLLAS
- a CDS encoding HAMP domain-containing protein, coding for MLGTFALVAGFSLFQHQRTASTLRLLHAGYLPLALTVGEVRASQAVLGTLVDRLLEEADPAASRNWLGVALRVRPRQIARAIDGAEQLSRLNPPATEQMMLEGLKRGLRSVQALYVQSDPRYTALFDAIRGGQKERSEAILAEIRANEQMGQRQLRAVWARLQQHIAHASQQADAQEQRSVIILAILALLALTVGVSVTMWSNRLLAPLPSLQQRVEAVTQGDLKRHAQPSRDDELGRLAANFEQMVDTLAKRSASLKVATEKLIQNEQLAAIGRISAQVTHEVRNPLSSIGLNVELLEEELSQINKTTETHALLAAIRKEIDRLAQITEKYLSLKRLPDPRLELEDVGEVVRAVVAFLEPELDAANLTLSIDLDPAPRILIDEGQLRQALLNLVRNCKEAMPRGGRIWLSVRQAEDHVHITIRDEGTGISREDLSKIFSPFFTTKPAGTGLGLPLTQQIVLAHGGQIRCESRTGQGTSFILSFPLTRESHISHAHRWQAEPPTATG
- a CDS encoding polyprenol monophosphomannose synthase; amino-acid sequence: MTKRVLIITPTYNEQDNLRSFAQSLNRAMPSADILVVDDNSPDGTGALADGLAEADTRIHVMHRAGKLGIGSAYLEGFGWALDRDYDVVCQMDTDLSHNPVHLPAFLSAIDAGADVVLGSRNMKGGHVEGWGVGRHLLSKGGSLYSRSVLGLPIRDLTSGFKAFRRRALEALPLEAIQSEGYAFQIEITYRAMQNGMTVVEVPIVFVDRRAGKSKMSRRIFWEAVCVVWKLRFA
- the yegS gene encoding lipid kinase YegS is translated as MRYKPQIARARIIAHGPKASNDVQLRAAVEHAREQGFELDVRTTWEEGDEHALVAEASGLGISQLIAAGGDGTLHHVSAGIMALPDGTPKPSLGVLRMGTANDFAKSAGIVLDIKDELMAALTSSAVMVDVPLLNGRPWINMATGGFGAQVTTETPDNLKSALGKAAYVLTGLFKAFNLETQHVRITGPDMDWKGEVYALVVGNGRQAGGGIELCPEAYINDGLLDIVVLPSDGTTTWSELLESYVASGWAGLSAHTLSRRLPHVTLSTDAALAFNLDGEPIEASTFEFTVQPQALAMHLPKDCPLLTQQT